In Sphingomonas phyllosphaerae, one DNA window encodes the following:
- a CDS encoding diguanylate cyclase, with product MKEPDRAFIRDLPSGTYIELVASLCDTRMPAMIMSLMFVAIGAFAMRAAQDGLLTGLVALGTLASAVRLFVLLRGRRLCARPDFSLDDATRFERQFAVTYCAFACIFGLFAARALALPLVEWQMPVSIAVVGYAAGAAATIALRPRIVVTSLLLSVLPPSGVLLFRADTSTLVSAAALLALLAGGLRSLSKRYVSQSTKATSRRDYARQAQTDHLTGVGNRLALANAFDACKTAERVDRIALHYVDLDDFKAINDQLGHQVGDRILKLVAEKLRGCSRPNDAVVRLGGDEFVLLQNDADSYEEVEQYAARIARALNALYRVDALSVSVRASVGSRRGAGYIQSVEALLTSADAVLRQRKIERKTRASRPLLKEADWSIVSSQRPEAERQLSNNEAEVQSQLLLLGIAKMTWEAAPDGVVEVDSPTWRDYTGQSYDDWKGFGWLTAIHPDDRQVIKATWRDAVRDGRSVHAEYRLKRYDGLYRWMSVHAVPLRNEDGSIARWLGVNIEIENSGRVGQS from the coding sequence GTGAAAGAGCCTGACCGCGCCTTTATCCGCGATCTGCCAAGCGGCACGTACATCGAGCTCGTCGCCAGCTTATGCGACACGCGCATGCCCGCGATGATCATGAGCCTGATGTTTGTGGCAATCGGGGCGTTTGCGATGCGCGCCGCTCAAGACGGTCTGCTCACCGGCTTGGTCGCGTTGGGTACGTTGGCAAGCGCGGTCCGCCTCTTTGTGCTGCTACGCGGCCGCAGGCTTTGCGCTCGACCGGACTTCTCACTTGACGATGCCACTCGCTTCGAGAGGCAGTTTGCGGTCACCTACTGCGCCTTTGCGTGCATCTTCGGGCTTTTCGCCGCCCGGGCGCTGGCTCTGCCGCTCGTCGAATGGCAGATGCCTGTTAGCATCGCCGTCGTTGGCTACGCCGCTGGCGCCGCGGCGACGATCGCTCTTCGACCCCGAATAGTCGTCACCAGCTTGCTGCTTTCGGTGCTCCCGCCTTCCGGCGTTCTCTTGTTCCGCGCCGATACGAGCACCCTGGTCTCAGCTGCAGCACTGCTCGCTCTACTCGCAGGGGGCTTACGCAGCCTCAGCAAGCGTTATGTTTCGCAATCGACCAAAGCCACCAGTCGCCGCGACTATGCCCGCCAAGCGCAAACGGATCACCTGACCGGTGTTGGCAACCGGCTCGCGCTCGCCAATGCCTTCGATGCCTGCAAAACCGCTGAGCGGGTCGATCGCATTGCCCTGCACTACGTGGATCTAGACGACTTTAAGGCCATTAACGATCAGCTCGGCCATCAGGTCGGCGACCGCATCCTCAAGCTTGTTGCAGAAAAGCTGCGCGGCTGCAGTCGACCAAACGATGCTGTCGTCAGGCTTGGTGGAGACGAGTTCGTCCTCCTTCAGAACGATGCAGACAGTTATGAGGAGGTCGAGCAATATGCCGCCCGCATCGCACGGGCCCTCAACGCCTTATATCGCGTCGATGCCCTGTCAGTGTCCGTGCGAGCCAGTGTTGGCTCTCGCCGCGGCGCGGGCTACATCCAGAGCGTGGAAGCGCTGCTTACCAGTGCGGACGCCGTGCTGCGGCAGCGGAAGATCGAGCGTAAAACCCGCGCCTCGCGCCCGCTTTTGAAGGAGGCCGACTGGTCGATAGTGTCCTCTCAGCGACCAGAAGCTGAGCGCCAACTGTCGAACAATGAAGCTGAGGTGCAGTCCCAACTGCTGCTGCTCGGCATTGCCAAAATGACGTGGGAAGCCGCGCCGGACGGCGTCGTAGAAGTCGACAGTCCGACTTGGCGCGACTACACCGGACAGAGCTACGACGACTGGAAGGGGTTTGGCTGGCTGACCGCCATCCATCCCGATGATCGGCAGGTCATCAAAGCAACCTGGCGCGACGCAGTCCGTGATGGCCGTTCAGTGCACGCTGAATACCGGTTGAAGCGATATGACGGCCTTTACCGGTGGATGAGCGTCCACGCTGTTCCGCTTCGTAACGAGGATGGCTCAATCGCCCGATGGCTCGGAGTGAATATCGAAATAGAAAACTCTGGGCGGGTAGGGCAAAGCTAG
- a CDS encoding BLUF domain-containing protein, whose translation MLFRIIYSSRATHFLNDDELRELCETSTQRNLRDGITGLFLYDGVRFLQAIEGERPAVESLMARIVRNRNHRDIVEVFAGAIEHREFPHWSMDEPPRQGEDLEKFVEQVKADVSLVADPHMRAQFIGFARLASKRRIA comes from the coding sequence GTGCTCTTTCGCATCATCTATTCCAGTCGCGCCACGCACTTCCTGAACGACGACGAGTTGCGAGAGCTTTGCGAGACATCCACTCAACGCAACCTGCGCGACGGGATCACCGGCTTGTTCCTGTATGACGGCGTTCGCTTCCTTCAAGCGATCGAAGGCGAGCGTCCGGCCGTAGAGAGCCTAATGGCCAGAATCGTCCGGAATCGGAATCATAGAGATATCGTGGAGGTCTTCGCCGGGGCGATTGAGCATCGCGAGTTTCCTCACTGGTCGATGGACGAGCCGCCACGTCAGGGGGAGGATCTTGAGAAGTTTGTCGAGCAGGTAAAAGCCGATGTTAGCCTCGTGGCAGATCCACACATGCGTGCGCAATTCATCGGCTTCGCGCGTCTCGCGAGCAAGAGGCGAATTGCATAG
- a CDS encoding SOS response-associated peptidase family protein — protein sequence MCNRYRLTEAQIALAARYGVEAPFPPDHTIPPPELFPDKPAFVVRQKGASRVLDTMAWGFPHKVPGKRIDKATGKPVLLNKSVTNVRNYSSPFWRSALMNPERRCLVPFTSFSEYGQTRGADGKLPLHWFSVPSRPIVSFAGVWRPTESGAVFAFLTSDPNPLVASIHPKAMPVLLHEDDEERWLTAHVDQAILLAQPYPSQLMAVD from the coding sequence ATGTGCAACAGATACCGCCTGACCGAAGCGCAGATCGCGTTGGCTGCCCGCTACGGTGTTGAGGCACCTTTTCCGCCTGATCACACGATCCCGCCGCCTGAGCTCTTCCCCGACAAGCCGGCGTTCGTCGTGCGGCAGAAAGGCGCGAGCCGCGTGCTCGACACCATGGCATGGGGCTTCCCGCACAAGGTGCCCGGCAAGCGGATCGATAAGGCGACAGGCAAGCCGGTCCTGCTCAACAAGAGCGTGACCAACGTTCGCAACTACAGCTCCCCGTTCTGGCGCTCGGCGCTGATGAACCCGGAGCGGCGGTGCCTGGTGCCGTTCACCAGCTTCAGCGAATATGGGCAGACCCGCGGGGCCGACGGCAAGCTGCCACTGCATTGGTTCAGCGTGCCCAGCCGGCCGATCGTCAGTTTCGCTGGTGTGTGGCGACCGACCGAAAGCGGTGCCGTGTTCGCGTTTCTCACCTCCGATCCCAACCCGCTCGTTGCGTCAATCCATCCGAAGGCGATGCCGGTCCTGCTGCACGAGGATGACGAGGAGCGCTGGCTGACCGCTCACGTCGACCAAGCGATCCTGCTCGCACAGCCATATCCATCCCAGCTAATGGCAGTCGACTAA
- a CDS encoding integration host factor subunit beta translates to MTRSQLKSALMRGNPTLSARDIDAVMTIFFEDITDRLKEGGRVELRGFGSFATRGRQLHAGRNPKTGETIQVEASRRPYFRPSKMMYDRLNVDTFKPIEG, encoded by the coding sequence GTGACGCGCTCGCAGCTGAAAAGCGCCTTGATGCGGGGGAACCCGACCCTCTCCGCAAGAGACATTGACGCCGTGATGACCATCTTCTTCGAAGACATAACGGACCGCTTGAAAGAAGGCGGCCGTGTTGAACTGCGAGGTTTCGGCTCGTTCGCGACACGTGGCCGGCAACTACATGCCGGTAGGAACCCAAAGACTGGCGAGACGATTCAGGTAGAGGCGTCTCGCAGGCCGTACTTCAGGCCTAGCAAAATGATGTACGACCGCTTGAACGTCGACACGTTCAAACCGATTGAAGGTTGA
- a CDS encoding MBL fold metallo-hydrolase gives MLTDPPRSDEIEVSIFSRGYGESILVHLKNGRWIIIDSLETEHKAPVALQYLRAMELEPENCVDALLLTHWHDDHVAGATALVSCLPKSIIALSSFLQGDEFKTFLRTRGFPTSGSYGNGLKELIGVCTLLKDRDRPRKWCSADKLISADRINGSYKFEALSPSEHDFEDFVESIAALGGEGTRIPAPRRNDASVASVVEFPDEMLLFGADLEIGSSGKGWVAVHELVWKGRRKASFFKIPHHGSKNAHYPPIWADMLVENVTAALTPWNRSAKLPTREDVARILEGTESAYAAAKPLNSAALKRQNAVERQTRAAGIKIATPASDLGHLRFRKSADTWAVSYANDISSHLSDIFKHSA, from the coding sequence ATGTTGACTGATCCCCCTCGCTCTGACGAGATTGAAGTATCTATATTCAGTCGTGGTTACGGTGAGTCGATCCTTGTTCACCTAAAGAATGGCCGATGGATTATCATAGACTCGCTTGAAACGGAGCATAAAGCACCTGTTGCATTGCAGTACCTACGGGCGATGGAGCTAGAGCCAGAAAATTGCGTGGACGCACTTCTGCTTACTCACTGGCATGATGATCATGTTGCTGGCGCGACGGCTCTTGTATCGTGTCTACCAAAGTCGATAATCGCCTTATCCAGCTTTCTACAAGGGGATGAATTTAAAACCTTTCTGCGAACCCGCGGCTTTCCTACGTCGGGTAGCTATGGAAATGGATTGAAAGAACTGATCGGGGTTTGCACCCTCCTGAAGGATCGTGATCGCCCGCGGAAGTGGTGCAGTGCGGATAAGCTAATCTCCGCAGATCGTATAAATGGTTCGTACAAGTTTGAGGCCCTATCTCCGTCAGAGCATGATTTTGAGGACTTCGTTGAGTCAATCGCGGCACTTGGTGGTGAGGGAACTCGCATACCGGCACCACGCCGCAACGATGCGTCAGTCGCGAGTGTTGTGGAATTTCCAGACGAAATGCTGCTGTTTGGAGCGGACCTTGAGATAGGTTCTTCGGGGAAGGGGTGGGTGGCAGTCCATGAACTTGTATGGAAAGGCCGACGAAAAGCCTCCTTCTTCAAAATTCCGCATCACGGTTCAAAGAACGCGCATTATCCGCCTATCTGGGCAGATATGCTTGTCGAGAATGTAACGGCCGCTTTGACGCCATGGAATAGAAGTGCCAAGCTACCAACCCGCGAGGACGTTGCGCGGATCCTTGAAGGAACTGAGTCGGCATATGCTGCTGCAAAACCCTTAAATTCTGCTGCTTTGAAAAGGCAGAATGCGGTCGAGAGGCAGACACGTGCAGCGGGGATCAAAATTGCCACTCCAGCGAGTGACTTAGGCCACCTTCGGTTCCGTAAGTCCGCGGACACGTGGGCAGTGTCTTACGCGAATGACATCAGCTCTCACCTATCTGATATTTTCAAGCACTCTGCGTGA
- a CDS encoding DNA methyltransferase, with translation MKTSPRSRKAAGVAADDAALRDLSRAIEQRLGPIEYRRLKDIIPYAGNPRQHPERQIVQLMASIRQFGFTMPLLVAEAGELICGHARLEAARRLGMEDVPVLVARCWSKAKIKAYRLADNQLARAATWDEDLLRVEIASIIELDETPIEILGWSTGEIDVLLDGAGVEDDASDSDDMLPEPRTTPVAQPGDLWLLGRHRLLCASSLEPSSWERLMAGNVAAMILTDAPYNVRVNGHVSGGGQHAEFAMASGEMSEAEFIRFNVSYLANMAAHLKDGGIAMAFMDHHHLFELMTAAREVGFKHLNLCVWAKTNGGMGSLYRSQHELVLVLKHGTAPHTNMVELGRHGRYRTNVWNWAGANAFGASRDADLADHPTVKPVALLAEAIRDVTRHGEIIIDAFSGSGSTILACERSGDPHRLSSADGEERVAQLLRRDEAPWSDIKSVAAALRWTHFSSQRSTARLGYEHGDAILKAFAAPAGLERLKGLDRRLWGRETQSAVKELEREVRAKERQHSTALDRLDQLRLPLATNGDLATRQRLNDLREALAKEPGLPPAPDGIDLERLDNHLATFRSGLEARLGEVRSLRALLRDANPRVRRLTIEEDEARQSLRTAEQMAERRVEARGLAASERDARQAELDRMNATRASLAGALGARAELLELQLERGELRRRAADTKAQGEAVAEKIARLDELEAATTKLRAGTALQEIDRSLAELAELGDPEEAQASAARQVAELSARRDELAGIREQLQGALSDETDRLKSLAALAAAVAAHLHAEDTRCPVCAAAYELGELATRARAAAFTPGPAAQQITKSLNETTHELGRVSGQMRIALARAEEARAVAAAIARHQADRARQLEAYGDGQPTAEALEEVQSRIEDLREELEAGGEVEARFMRVELQELQRRLAPLLADLEARLLENERVLETLAVQPYGERPETDLRAQIRAVDAQIDQVAVQLTAATTEYGFAVQLAEGVEDNLRRLRELHGNAEASLFEESRRVVNWTRTLAEILDGAPEDEFAERTQEQSVRIGILLERLASIRDEVARARQSPDRDDELTLLRATYLPSADRASPAELREAIDRELRRARADLVSLQTLRKRLSQRARVRRDIDKRLQGTALRPWNGLFRAVYASLAGSLGETLEWTADRVDMRFREIGSSVRPNVAGEPISGWLAGHYFSEGQLAALQISAMITASVLLPWSRWNALLLDDPLQHADVIKVGAFADLIRSLCLDKRHQIVMTTHDRVQAEFIAAKFAAGGLGAKIIAFERPLPVQGQ, from the coding sequence ATGAAGACCTCGCCTCGCTCTCGCAAAGCTGCCGGCGTAGCTGCGGACGATGCCGCGCTGCGCGATCTGTCGCGCGCCATCGAACAGCGGCTCGGACCCATCGAATATCGCCGGCTGAAGGACATCATCCCCTATGCGGGGAATCCGCGTCAGCATCCTGAACGCCAGATCGTGCAGCTCATGGCGTCGATACGCCAGTTCGGCTTCACCATGCCGCTTCTCGTCGCGGAGGCCGGCGAGCTCATCTGCGGCCACGCCCGGCTTGAAGCCGCCCGCCGTCTCGGCATGGAGGACGTGCCGGTGCTGGTGGCCCGTTGCTGGAGCAAGGCTAAGATCAAGGCCTATCGCCTCGCCGACAACCAGCTCGCGCGCGCAGCGACATGGGATGAAGATCTGCTGCGCGTCGAGATCGCCAGTATCATCGAACTCGACGAGACGCCCATCGAGATTCTCGGCTGGTCGACCGGTGAGATCGATGTGCTGCTCGACGGCGCAGGGGTCGAGGACGATGCCTCCGACTCGGATGATATGCTGCCCGAGCCGCGGACCACGCCGGTAGCGCAGCCCGGCGACCTCTGGCTGCTCGGCCGCCATCGCCTGCTATGCGCGTCATCGCTCGAGCCATCGAGCTGGGAGCGGCTGATGGCCGGCAACGTCGCAGCCATGATCCTGACCGATGCCCCGTACAATGTCCGCGTCAACGGCCATGTCTCAGGCGGCGGCCAGCACGCCGAGTTTGCGATGGCATCCGGCGAGATGAGCGAGGCCGAGTTCATCCGCTTCAACGTGTCCTATCTCGCCAATATGGCCGCGCACCTCAAGGACGGCGGGATCGCCATGGCATTCATGGATCACCACCATCTGTTCGAATTGATGACGGCGGCGCGCGAGGTCGGGTTCAAACATCTCAACCTATGCGTCTGGGCGAAGACCAACGGCGGCATGGGGAGTCTGTACCGCAGCCAGCATGAGTTGGTGTTGGTGCTGAAACACGGCACCGCGCCGCACACCAACATGGTCGAGCTCGGCAGGCATGGCCGCTACCGCACCAACGTCTGGAATTGGGCCGGTGCCAATGCATTCGGTGCGTCGCGCGACGCTGACCTTGCCGATCATCCCACGGTCAAACCGGTGGCGTTGCTCGCCGAAGCGATCCGCGACGTGACCCGGCATGGCGAGATCATCATCGATGCATTCTCGGGCTCGGGCAGTACGATCCTCGCCTGCGAACGTAGCGGCGACCCGCATCGCCTCAGCTCGGCGGACGGCGAGGAGCGCGTGGCGCAGCTGCTTCGCCGCGACGAGGCGCCCTGGTCCGACATCAAATCGGTCGCCGCAGCCCTGCGCTGGACCCACTTCTCGTCGCAGCGCTCGACCGCCAGACTCGGTTACGAGCACGGCGACGCGATACTCAAGGCGTTCGCTGCGCCGGCGGGGCTCGAACGTCTCAAGGGCTTGGACCGGCGGCTCTGGGGCCGCGAGACGCAGTCCGCCGTTAAGGAGCTGGAGCGTGAGGTGCGCGCCAAGGAGCGGCAGCACAGCACAGCGCTCGACCGGCTGGATCAGCTCCGATTGCCTCTCGCGACGAACGGAGATCTGGCGACGCGGCAACGGCTCAACGACCTTCGGGAGGCACTCGCCAAGGAGCCGGGGCTGCCGCCCGCCCCTGACGGGATAGACCTGGAGCGGCTCGACAACCACCTGGCGACGTTCCGCTCGGGGCTGGAGGCGCGGTTGGGCGAGGTCCGGTCGCTGCGGGCCCTCCTGCGCGACGCCAACCCGCGGGTGCGGCGCCTGACCATCGAGGAGGACGAGGCGCGACAATCGCTGCGGACAGCCGAGCAGATGGCGGAACGGCGCGTCGAGGCGCGAGGGCTCGCCGCGTCCGAGCGGGACGCGCGCCAGGCCGAACTGGATCGGATGAATGCGACGCGCGCGAGCCTCGCCGGCGCGCTCGGCGCGAGGGCCGAGCTCCTGGAGCTGCAACTCGAGCGCGGCGAGCTGCGGCGTCGCGCCGCGGACACGAAGGCGCAGGGCGAGGCGGTCGCGGAGAAGATCGCCCGGCTGGACGAGCTGGAGGCGGCGACGACCAAGCTGCGCGCGGGGACCGCGCTGCAGGAGATCGACCGCAGCCTGGCCGAGCTGGCCGAGCTTGGCGACCCCGAGGAGGCCCAGGCGTCGGCCGCGCGGCAGGTCGCGGAGCTCTCGGCTAGGCGCGACGAGCTGGCTGGCATTCGCGAGCAGTTGCAGGGCGCGCTGTCGGACGAGACAGACCGCCTCAAATCGCTAGCCGCGCTTGCCGCGGCGGTGGCCGCGCACCTCCATGCGGAGGACACGCGATGCCCGGTGTGCGCGGCCGCCTACGAGCTCGGCGAGCTCGCGACGCGCGCGCGGGCGGCGGCGTTCACCCCCGGCCCCGCCGCCCAGCAGATCACGAAGTCGCTCAACGAGACCACGCACGAGCTCGGCCGCGTGTCTGGCCAGATGCGCATCGCCCTGGCGCGCGCCGAGGAAGCGCGAGCGGTCGCGGCCGCCATCGCCCGGCACCAAGCCGACCGGGCGCGCCAGTTGGAAGCCTACGGCGACGGGCAACCGACTGCCGAGGCGCTCGAGGAGGTCCAGTCCCGGATCGAGGACCTGCGCGAGGAGCTCGAGGCGGGCGGCGAGGTCGAGGCGCGCTTCATGCGGGTCGAACTCCAGGAGCTACAGCGGCGGCTCGCGCCGCTCCTCGCCGACCTGGAGGCGCGCCTGCTCGAGAACGAGCGGGTGCTAGAGACCCTCGCCGTCCAGCCGTACGGAGAGCGGCCCGAGACCGACCTCCGCGCCCAAATCCGCGCTGTCGACGCTCAAATCGACCAGGTCGCGGTGCAGCTCACGGCCGCCACGACCGAGTACGGCTTCGCTGTCCAGCTCGCCGAAGGCGTCGAGGACAACCTGAGGCGACTGCGCGAGCTGCACGGGAACGCGGAGGCGTCGCTTTTCGAGGAGAGCCGGCGCGTCGTGAACTGGACGCGCACGCTCGCCGAGATCCTGGATGGCGCGCCGGAGGACGAGTTTGCGGAGCGGACGCAGGAGCAGTCGGTTAGGATTGGCATACTGCTCGAGCGCCTGGCCTCGATCCGAGACGAGGTCGCGCGCGCGCGGCAGTCGCCCGACAGAGATGACGAGCTCACGCTGCTTCGGGCAACGTACCTGCCTTCAGCCGACCGCGCCAGCCCCGCAGAGCTGCGCGAGGCCATCGACCGGGAGCTCCGCCGCGCGCGCGCCGATCTGGTTTCGTTGCAAACGCTGCGGAAGCGCCTGAGCCAACGGGCCCGGGTCAGGCGGGACATCGACAAGAGGCTGCAGGGCACCGCGCTAAGACCGTGGAACGGCCTGTTCCGCGCCGTCTACGCGAGCTTGGCCGGCTCGTTGGGCGAGACGCTGGAGTGGACGGCGGACCGCGTCGACATGCGCTTCCGCGAGATCGGGTCCAGCGTCAGGCCGAACGTCGCGGGGGAACCGATTTCTGGTTGGCTCGCCGGACATTACTTCTCCGAAGGCCAGCTGGCTGCGCTCCAGATATCGGCGATGATCACGGCATCCGTCCTGCTGCCTTGGTCGCGGTGGAACGCCCTACTCCTCGACGATCCGCTCCAGCACGCCGACGTGATCAAGGTCGGCGCATTTGCCGACCTGATCAGGTCGCTCTGCCTCGACAAGAGGCACCAGATCGTCATGACCACGCACGATCGTGTCCAAGCTGAGTTCATCGCCGCGAAATTCGCCGCAGGCGGGCTCGGCGCGAAGATCATCGCCTTCGAGCGGCCTCTGCCCGTGCAGGGCCAATGA